In Roseofilum casamattae BLCC-M143, one genomic interval encodes:
- the rimM gene encoding ribosome maturation factor RimM (Essential for efficient processing of 16S rRNA), which translates to MTENEWIEVGKIVAAQGLYGELRVYPDSDFPERFLEPGTRWIQRLGQAKPEPMELIDGRFIPGKGLYVIALEGIENRTQAEALKQAKLLVPIGDRPQLDDGEFHVRDLVGLPVFQQDTGEELGVVVNLIPAGNDLLEVKLNSTPAAKVEEEKPVPVVPNRKSKIRKTRRKSPKPNTILIPFVEAIVPVVDLEQGRIEITPPPGLIE; encoded by the coding sequence ATGACTGAAAATGAATGGATTGAAGTCGGAAAAATTGTTGCCGCTCAAGGATTATATGGAGAACTCAGAGTCTATCCAGATTCTGATTTTCCCGAACGCTTTTTGGAACCGGGAACTCGATGGATTCAACGTTTAGGTCAAGCAAAACCCGAACCTATGGAGTTGATTGACGGACGATTTATTCCTGGGAAAGGATTATATGTTATTGCTTTAGAAGGAATCGAGAATCGTACGCAAGCCGAAGCTTTAAAGCAGGCAAAATTATTAGTGCCGATTGGCGATCGCCCGCAGTTAGACGACGGAGAATTTCACGTCCGAGATTTAGTTGGTTTGCCTGTTTTTCAGCAAGATACAGGTGAAGAATTGGGCGTTGTAGTGAACTTAATTCCTGCGGGTAACGATCTCTTGGAAGTTAAACTTAACTCAACTCCAGCAGCAAAGGTAGAGGAAGAAAAACCAGTGCCTGTCGTTCCGAATCGGAAAAGTAAGATACGCAAAACACGACGGAAATCACCCAAACCAAATACTATTTTAATTCCATTTGTCGAGGCGATCGTTCCTGTTGTTGATTTGGAGCAAGGTAGAATTGAAATTACTCCTCCTCCCGGTTTAATTGAGTAG
- a CDS encoding thioredoxin family protein, whose protein sequence is MIAIEETGTPIGSYAPDFEVPGVDGGVHHLARYIETYRVIGVIFMANQCPYVERLLDELKTLQDEGEPQGVTLVGINANSARKSPDESFERMKDFARSCQLNFPYLRDVTQDVARCFGAYQTPDIFLLNYEGRLCYRRQLSSEDEAVEGLMDDIRQAIANIVANRPVTVTTPERSVGSPIQWSS, encoded by the coding sequence ATGATCGCGATCGAAGAGACAGGGACTCCCATCGGTAGCTATGCCCCAGATTTTGAAGTGCCTGGTGTTGATGGTGGCGTGCATCATTTAGCTCGCTACATCGAAACCTATCGAGTTATTGGGGTAATATTTATGGCAAATCAATGTCCTTATGTCGAGCGTCTGTTAGACGAACTGAAAACGTTGCAGGATGAAGGAGAGCCTCAAGGGGTAACTTTGGTGGGAATCAATGCGAATAGTGCTCGCAAGTCTCCGGATGAGAGTTTCGAGCGCATGAAGGATTTTGCTCGATCTTGCCAACTTAATTTTCCCTATTTGCGCGATGTGACTCAAGATGTAGCTCGGTGCTTTGGTGCTTACCAGACCCCCGATATCTTTCTCCTCAATTATGAAGGACGACTGTGCTATCGCCGCCAACTCTCGAGCGAGGACGAAGCGGTAGAAGGTTTGATGGACGATATACGGCAGGCGATCGCCAATATCGTTGCCAATCGACCGGTAACGGTTACCACACCAGAGCGATCGGTAGGTTCCCCCATCCAATGGAGTTCCTAA
- the speB gene encoding agmatinase has product MSTRSSLYIPFLGEEFATDYDRARAVIVPIPFEATTTYRQGCANGPQAILEASAQVEVYDDELDWEIYKDVGINTREAIADTRQEAVTSTDMLQVTEQTIATLIHDGKFAIALGGEHSITDGVVAAYQHAYSEPFTVVQIDAHADLRDEYEGSMYNHACVMHRILDRGLPTVQIGIRSLCKEEADLIKQRNLPVFWARDVALHPDWMERALAAISTEKVFLTIDLDGIDPTLLPGVGTPEPGGLNWYSLTEFLRRVFATHDAIGCDVMELAPITDSVVSEFTAAKLVYKLIGYYGMARGWQPDSDRYIMTN; this is encoded by the coding sequence ATGTCTACTCGCTCCTCCTTATATATTCCGTTTTTAGGCGAGGAATTTGCCACGGACTACGATCGCGCTCGGGCCGTGATTGTTCCCATTCCGTTTGAGGCAACCACCACCTATCGTCAAGGCTGTGCTAATGGACCTCAAGCTATTTTAGAGGCTTCCGCTCAGGTAGAAGTGTACGATGACGAATTAGATTGGGAAATCTATAAAGATGTTGGAATTAACACCCGCGAGGCGATCGCCGATACGCGACAAGAGGCAGTGACCTCAACGGACATGTTGCAGGTAACCGAACAAACCATCGCCACTTTGATTCACGATGGCAAATTTGCGATCGCTCTGGGAGGCGAACATAGCATTACCGACGGCGTCGTCGCTGCCTATCAACACGCTTATTCGGAACCGTTTACGGTGGTGCAAATCGACGCTCATGCGGATTTGCGCGACGAGTATGAAGGCTCGATGTATAACCACGCTTGCGTGATGCACCGCATTCTCGACCGAGGATTGCCGACAGTGCAAATTGGCATCCGCAGTCTGTGCAAAGAAGAAGCCGATCTGATTAAACAACGAAATCTTCCCGTATTTTGGGCGCGAGATGTGGCGCTCCATCCGGATTGGATGGAGCGTGCCTTAGCAGCAATCTCGACGGAGAAGGTCTTTTTAACCATCGACCTCGATGGCATTGACCCGACGTTGCTGCCGGGAGTGGGTACGCCAGAACCTGGGGGTCTCAATTGGTATAGCCTCACGGAGTTTTTACGGCGGGTCTTTGCCACCCATGACGCGATTGGATGTGATGTCATGGAATTGGCCCCCATTACTGATTCTGTGGTCTCTGAGTTTACGGCAGCTAAGTTAGTGTATAAATTGATTGGCTATTATGGAATGGCTCGAGGCTGGCAACCCGATAGCGATCGATACATCATGACTAATTAA
- a CDS encoding GAF domain-containing hybrid sensor histidine kinase/response regulator, giving the protein MSTQNQFANSISNTQTTFENQNGRGRPSQSLDVAAAIALCRELSSELDRERLIAKLVKVLRDYAGATKCAVILPAADRWYAAAIATLEGEPEVSCDRELEHPLLESGHRVPLSVVCHIQQTGETVVVDDLGQANSWNSDRYFQSHHTTSIFGFPLLQSDRIIGIIYLENNQMLSAFAPDLQDVLLLLGTQIALALEHAQSYRQLKQTIKAQARELRQVRVRAEAADRAKKQFLANMSHELRTPLNGILGYAQIVKRSPTLDTEQRYHIDAIEQSGNHLLNLINDILDLSKIAGEKIHLNPQENHLQSFLLGIARISQMNADCKGIHFHYHADRNLPQLAIFDAQRLRQVLLHLLGNSMKFTESGFIKFSITANSLAETDASTVNLKFTIEDTRVQFNKPPLDAIGLPFELVGEESEQADDIGLTRSISAQILALMNSQIEVSTTPQQGCMFCFNLELPIVAPNYIKVRKGMLQSPVGYQGEMRKILVVDDKLKNREILRSILVPLGFKFHEASHGQEGLEFAKTWQPDLIITDLVMPVLDGFEMTKYLRDLPEFCETIIIACSPSILPSDRFNSFQVGCNGFLEKPIDIDCLLESLQDHLQLDWIYPELPTIVEKKIEQQPNLIFPPEQELLVLLRAAKIGDVMAIEQEGKRLRELDDRYLGFSDRILELVAEFNDREIVKLIEQRNY; this is encoded by the coding sequence GTGAGTACTCAAAACCAGTTCGCTAATTCCATATCTAACACTCAAACAACTTTCGAGAACCAAAACGGGAGGGGTCGGCCTTCTCAGTCTCTTGATGTGGCAGCGGCGATCGCGCTTTGTCGAGAACTCTCAAGCGAACTCGATCGCGAACGATTAATTGCAAAGCTGGTGAAGGTTTTGCGAGACTATGCTGGGGCAACTAAATGTGCGGTAATTTTACCGGCTGCGGATCGATGGTATGCGGCGGCGATCGCAACGTTAGAGGGCGAACCGGAAGTTTCATGCGATCGAGAATTGGAGCATCCATTATTAGAGAGCGGCCATCGAGTTCCGCTGTCTGTTGTCTGCCATATTCAGCAGACTGGAGAAACTGTCGTTGTTGACGATCTCGGTCAAGCAAACTCTTGGAATAGCGATCGCTATTTTCAATCGCACCATACTACGAGTATTTTTGGATTTCCTCTCTTGCAGTCCGACCGGATTATAGGAATTATCTATTTAGAAAATAACCAAATGCTATCAGCATTTGCGCCCGATCTGCAAGATGTTCTTCTACTGCTCGGAACTCAGATCGCTCTGGCTCTGGAACATGCCCAAAGTTATCGTCAACTCAAGCAAACTATTAAAGCGCAAGCCCGAGAACTACGACAGGTAAGAGTCAGAGCAGAGGCAGCCGATCGAGCGAAAAAGCAGTTTCTGGCGAATATGAGCCATGAGTTGCGTACCCCCCTCAATGGTATTTTAGGATATGCCCAGATTGTGAAGCGATCGCCAACTCTAGATACCGAACAGCGCTATCATATCGATGCGATCGAACAATCGGGAAATCATTTACTGAATTTGATTAATGATATTCTCGATTTATCCAAAATTGCTGGAGAGAAAATTCACTTAAATCCTCAAGAAAATCACCTTCAGTCGTTTTTATTAGGCATTGCTCGCATATCACAAATGAATGCCGATTGTAAAGGCATTCATTTTCACTATCACGCCGATCGTAACTTACCACAATTAGCGATATTTGATGCCCAACGCTTGCGCCAAGTTCTGCTCCATCTCTTAGGAAATTCAATGAAGTTTACCGAGAGTGGCTTCATCAAATTCTCAATTACGGCAAACTCTTTAGCAGAAACTGATGCTTCAACGGTTAACTTAAAGTTTACAATTGAAGATACAAGAGTGCAGTTCAACAAGCCACCTCTCGACGCGATAGGTTTGCCTTTTGAGCTGGTTGGAGAAGAATCGGAGCAGGCTGACGATATTGGATTAACTCGTTCGATTTCAGCTCAAATTCTAGCTTTGATGAATAGTCAGATCGAAGTAAGTACGACTCCACAGCAGGGTTGTATGTTTTGCTTTAATCTAGAGTTGCCGATTGTGGCTCCAAATTATATCAAAGTCAGAAAAGGAATGCTTCAGTCTCCAGTGGGATATCAGGGAGAAATGCGGAAGATTCTCGTGGTAGACGATAAGTTGAAGAATCGAGAAATTCTGCGGAGTATTTTAGTTCCTTTAGGATTTAAGTTTCACGAAGCAAGTCACGGCCAAGAAGGGTTAGAATTTGCTAAAACCTGGCAACCCGATCTCATTATTACGGATTTAGTGATGCCAGTTTTAGATGGCTTTGAGATGACGAAATACTTGCGCGATCTGCCAGAGTTTTGCGAGACAATTATTATTGCCTGCTCGCCGAGTATTTTGCCAAGCGATCGCTTTAATAGTTTCCAGGTTGGATGTAATGGATTTCTCGAGAAACCGATTGATATCGATTGTTTGTTAGAGTCTTTACAAGACCATTTACAGTTAGACTGGATTTATCCAGAATTACCGACAATTGTTGAGAAAAAAATCGAGCAACAGCCAAATCTGATATTTCCACCGGAGCAGGAGTTATTAGTTTTACTTAGAGCCGCAAAAATTGGCGATGTGATGGCGATCGAACAGGAGGGAAAGCGGTTGCGAGAGTTGGACGATCGATATCTGGGATTTAGCGATCGCATTTTGGAGTTAGTTGCCGAGTTTAACGATCGCGAGATTGTTAAGTTAATCGAGCAACGAAATTATTGA
- a CDS encoding adenylate/guanylate cyclase domain-containing protein, which produces MKQLKLRIQVEGNTEGVIEVETNPFVLGRSPDCHLCLPFFGVSRHHSQILQRGEGWIVEDLGSLNGTLLNGLPVTSGQWIHHGDVVQIGVVSLIVLAIATRPPKPPQNSSPPELGTDRTTILRNVKDLQQLWIQPADESDTNSSNRKAIARLKDLVDISKGLNSAGSLEGIFSQVQAAVFRDLKRIDRLALLIDIKANGRLEVVHLANRSAAQAVQNSDGSWISHSICQKVFLEQVAIQTADAQEDERFQEEISILHKGIRSVMAVPLWEEEQVFGVLYADANVSSQYAPPEAEEDLSFFSALANLVASSVQRWLLEEKLKDEENIRQRLERYHTPAVVQQMMAAGALNDGRLPLAEHEISILFADIVGFTALSERLTPSEIAELLNNFFEEMLQEVFVAKGTLDKFIGDCIMAFFGAPELQPDHADRAVTAARGMLTRLEHLNKTKRWNEPLQLRIAINSGKAVVGDIGSSQRVDYTVLGSTINLASRMEGICPPGECVVSEATYKLLRVRQGFSPMGSYRFRGIERAVRIYQTTRSQEEEQ; this is translated from the coding sequence ATGAAGCAACTGAAGCTACGGATACAAGTAGAGGGCAACACCGAAGGCGTCATTGAGGTCGAAACGAACCCTTTTGTTTTGGGGCGATCGCCAGATTGCCATCTATGCCTCCCTTTTTTTGGCGTTTCTCGCCACCACAGCCAAATTTTGCAGCGCGGAGAAGGCTGGATTGTTGAAGATCTGGGCAGCCTCAATGGTACACTGTTAAATGGATTGCCCGTGACCTCGGGGCAATGGATCCATCATGGAGATGTCGTGCAAATTGGCGTTGTTTCCCTGATCGTGCTTGCGATCGCAACTCGCCCGCCCAAACCCCCACAAAATTCCAGTCCGCCGGAATTGGGCACAGATAGGACGACTATTTTGCGCAACGTGAAAGACTTGCAACAGTTGTGGATTCAACCGGCAGACGAGTCAGATACCAATAGTAGCAACCGCAAGGCGATCGCCCGTCTCAAAGATCTGGTCGATATTAGCAAAGGACTCAACTCCGCTGGCTCCCTCGAAGGCATCTTTTCCCAAGTCCAAGCAGCCGTTTTCCGAGACCTGAAACGGATCGATCGCTTAGCCCTCTTAATCGATATTAAAGCCAATGGGCGTCTGGAAGTGGTTCATCTCGCCAATCGCAGTGCCGCTCAAGCAGTTCAAAACAGCGATGGGAGCTGGATTTCCCACAGCATCTGCCAAAAAGTATTCCTCGAACAAGTCGCCATTCAAACCGCCGACGCCCAAGAAGACGAGCGATTTCAAGAAGAGATCAGCATTCTCCATAAAGGTATTCGTTCGGTGATGGCCGTTCCTCTGTGGGAAGAAGAGCAAGTCTTTGGCGTCCTTTATGCTGATGCCAATGTCTCGTCTCAGTACGCCCCCCCCGAAGCCGAAGAAGACCTAAGTTTTTTCTCCGCCCTCGCTAATTTAGTCGCCTCGTCCGTGCAGCGCTGGCTTTTGGAAGAAAAACTGAAAGACGAAGAAAATATCCGCCAACGCCTCGAACGCTATCATACTCCAGCCGTAGTGCAACAAATGATGGCGGCTGGCGCGCTCAACGACGGTCGTTTGCCCCTGGCCGAACATGAAATTAGTATTCTCTTTGCCGATATCGTCGGGTTTACCGCCCTTTCGGAACGACTGACGCCTTCGGAGATTGCCGAATTATTAAATAATTTCTTTGAAGAAATGTTGCAAGAAGTCTTTGTCGCGAAAGGGACGTTAGATAAATTTATTGGCGATTGTATTATGGCCTTTTTTGGCGCCCCCGAGTTGCAACCGGATCATGCCGATCGTGCCGTCACTGCTGCTCGCGGAATGCTCACCCGTCTGGAGCACTTGAATAAAACCAAACGCTGGAACGAACCGTTGCAACTGAGAATTGCCATTAATAGCGGCAAGGCAGTGGTTGGCGATATTGGCAGTTCGCAACGAGTAGACTATACCGTCTTAGGCTCGACGATTAATTTAGCTTCGCGCATGGAAGGT
- a CDS encoding transglutaminase family protein has product MYYKIVHTTAYTYSEPVRLSPHILKLRSRSNADQTLHRFQLAINPTPLGRSSLLDLDGNSLEKIWFGDRQLNRLEIIATSEVETHCVNPFNYILEPWAVSFPIDYPSRLLAQLYPYLNPRYFSNQIDPRVHQLALDIAAANQQQIAPFLNKLNQQIYQNCQYQIRETGDPLPPGITWQHKQGTCRDFALLFMEACRSLGLAARFVSGYQEGDRDSEETRYLHAWAEVYLPGAGWRGYDPTHGLATSNGHIPIAASALPEQTTPISGHLRNSRVQSEMTFDLAIEVIDAE; this is encoded by the coding sequence ATGTATTACAAAATTGTCCATACAACGGCTTATACTTATAGCGAACCCGTTCGACTCAGTCCGCATATTCTCAAACTGCGATCGCGCTCGAATGCCGACCAAACCTTACATCGCTTTCAATTAGCGATTAACCCCACTCCGCTCGGACGCTCTTCTCTGCTCGATCTCGATGGAAATAGTCTCGAGAAAATTTGGTTTGGCGATCGCCAACTGAATCGTCTAGAAATTATTGCAACCTCAGAGGTTGAAACCCATTGCGTCAATCCATTTAACTATATCTTAGAACCTTGGGCAGTTTCTTTTCCAATTGATTATCCCTCCAGACTTTTAGCACAACTCTATCCTTATCTAAATCCTCGATATTTCTCCAATCAAATCGATCCAAGAGTTCATCAATTAGCATTAGATATTGCCGCAGCAAACCAGCAACAGATCGCCCCATTTCTAAATAAATTAAACCAACAAATTTATCAAAACTGTCAATATCAAATTCGCGAAACGGGCGACCCCTTACCTCCGGGAATCACGTGGCAGCACAAACAAGGAACCTGCCGAGATTTTGCCCTATTATTTATGGAAGCCTGTCGCAGTCTGGGATTAGCTGCGCGATTTGTCAGCGGCTATCAAGAAGGCGATCGCGACAGCGAAGAAACGCGCTATCTTCATGCTTGGGCAGAAGTCTATCTTCCTGGTGCGGGATGGCGAGGCTACGATCCTACCCATGGGTTAGCCACAAGCAACGGCCATATTCCGATAGCTGCCAGCGCGCTCCCCGAACAAACCACTCCCATCTCCGGTCATTTACGCAACTCTCGCGTTCAAAGTGAGATGACATTCGATTTAGCCATTGAGGTTATTGACGCAGAGTAA
- a CDS encoding M42 family metallopeptidase, whose translation MEHSPSGVEDAINRVLLAEFARIGVSVERDLADNIIAKIPGKDSDRAIAITAHKDEIGAIVKRILSGGRVEVGRLGGSFPWVYGEGVVDLLGDRQTIPGILSFGSRHVSHQSPQKTQQETTPVQWEKVWIETKLHYDELVDAGIRPGTRVVIGKHRKRPIRLQDYIAGYTLDNKASVAILLALAQQLEQPPVDVYLVASAKEEIGALGALFFSQRHTLEALIALEICPLSSEYPVADGIAPVLLSQDSYGMYDEGLNGELEEAAETARIPIQRAILNGFGSDASIAMKFGHVPRGACLSFPTQNTHGYEIAHLGAIANCVPILHQYCQHIQ comes from the coding sequence ATGGAACATTCTCCAAGTGGAGTAGAAGATGCCATTAACCGAGTTCTGCTGGCAGAATTTGCTCGAATTGGAGTCAGTGTCGAGCGAGATCTTGCCGATAATATTATTGCCAAAATTCCCGGAAAAGACTCCGATCGCGCGATCGCTATTACCGCTCATAAAGACGAAATTGGTGCCATTGTCAAGCGCATTTTATCGGGAGGACGAGTCGAAGTCGGCCGGTTGGGCGGCTCGTTTCCTTGGGTGTATGGCGAAGGCGTGGTAGACTTATTGGGCGATCGCCAAACCATTCCCGGCATCCTTAGTTTTGGCTCGCGCCATGTCTCTCATCAATCTCCCCAAAAAACACAACAAGAAACGACTCCAGTGCAGTGGGAAAAAGTTTGGATTGAAACCAAATTACACTACGATGAATTAGTCGATGCCGGCATTCGTCCGGGAACCCGCGTTGTCATTGGCAAACATCGCAAACGCCCGATTCGACTGCAAGATTATATTGCTGGATATACCTTAGATAATAAAGCTTCTGTAGCCATTTTATTAGCCCTCGCGCAACAACTGGAACAGCCACCCGTTGATGTTTATTTAGTTGCTTCCGCTAAAGAAGAAATCGGTGCTTTAGGCGCATTATTTTTCAGTCAACGTCATACTTTAGAAGCATTAATTGCTCTCGAAATTTGTCCCCTCTCCTCAGAATATCCCGTTGCCGATGGCATCGCTCCCGTGCTGCTCTCTCAAGATAGTTATGGCATGTATGACGAAGGTTTGAATGGGGAACTCGAAGAAGCAGCAGAAACCGCTCGCATTCCCATTCAACGAGCCATATTGAACGGATTTGGTAGCGATGCTTCCATTGCGATGAAATTCGGTCACGTGCCTCGCGGAGCGTGTTTATCTTTTCCCACGCAAAACACCCACGGCTACGAAATTGCTCATTTAGGCGCGATCGCCAATTGCGTTCCTATTTTACATCAATATTGTCAGCACATTCAATAA
- a CDS encoding DNA adenine methylase — translation MNIKSPLRYPGGKSRAIQQIIQHFPSDFSEYREPFVGGGSLFIYLKQQYPELSIWINDLNPELYFFWHVAQTNLSTLVADIWYMKKTCLDGKVLFTQLTQIETTQLSDLERAARFFVLNRITFSGTVESGGFSQEAFEKRFTDSSISRLENLSSILNNVKITNLDYSEIIAAPGENPLIFCDPPYVSATSSKLYGKDGNLHTNFDHDRFARVMEKCPYQWLITYDNCSKVRENFDFARQIPWELQYGMNNYKKKSAAKGKELFIVNYKSGN, via the coding sequence ATGAATATCAAAAGTCCTTTACGCTACCCTGGAGGAAAATCGCGAGCAATTCAACAGATTATACAACATTTTCCATCAGATTTCTCTGAATACAGAGAACCTTTTGTGGGTGGCGGATCGTTATTCATTTACCTAAAACAACAATATCCGGAATTGTCGATTTGGATTAATGACCTAAATCCCGAACTATACTTTTTTTGGCATGTTGCCCAAACCAACTTATCGACTCTGGTAGCAGACATTTGGTACATGAAGAAAACCTGTTTAGATGGTAAAGTATTATTTACTCAATTAACTCAAATTGAGACAACTCAACTCTCAGATTTAGAGAGAGCCGCGCGCTTTTTTGTCCTTAATCGAATTACCTTTTCTGGAACGGTAGAATCCGGTGGATTTTCGCAAGAAGCTTTTGAGAAACGATTTACCGATTCCTCCATCTCCCGCCTGGAAAACCTCAGCAGTATTCTCAATAATGTAAAAATTACCAATCTCGATTATAGTGAAATAATCGCAGCTCCAGGAGAAAATCCGCTCATCTTTTGCGATCCGCCCTATGTTTCCGCAACTTCATCAAAACTGTATGGGAAAGACGGAAATTTGCATACTAATTTCGACCACGATCGCTTTGCGCGCGTCATGGAAAAGTGCCCCTATCAATGGCTCATTACCTACGATAATTGCTCGAAAGTTCGCGAAAACTTTGATTTCGCCCGCCAAATCCCTTGGGAATTACAATACGGAATGAATAACTACAAGAAAAAATCAGCAGCGAAAGGGAAAGAGTTATTTATTGTGAATTATAAATCCGGAAACTAA